Below is a window of Cupriavidus sp. MP-37 DNA.
CCGCGAGGCGGTGCGCCGCCAGTTCAACCTGACCGAGGTCGCCAACGCGCTCTATACCTCGCAGCCCGGCGTGTCGCGCCAGATTCGCGAGCTGGAAGAGGAACTGGGCGTCGAGATCTTCGAGCGCTACGGCAAGCGGCTGACCGGGCTGACCGAGCCCGGCCGCGAGATCGTGCGCATCGTCGAGCGCCTGCTGCTCGAGGCCGAGAACCTGCGCCAGGCCGGCGACGAATACGCCGGCCGCCACACCGGCCGGCTCACCGTCGCCACCACCCACACGCAGGCGCGCTATGCCTTGCCGCGCGTGGTGCAGGCCTTCCGCCGCGAATACCCGCATGTGACGCTGGCACTGCAGGAGGCGTCGCCGACGCATATCGTCGAGCTGCTGCTGACCGGGCAGGCCGATATCGGCATCGCCACCGAAGCGCTGGCGACCGAGGCCGGACTGACTTCGTTCGAGGCGTACAGCTGGCAGCACGTGCTGGTGGTGTCGCCGGACCACCCGCTCACGCGGCTGCCGGAACCGACGCTTGAAGACGTCGCCGGCTTCCAGCTGATCACCTACGACGCCGGCTTCACCGGCCGCCGCAAGATCGACAGCGCCTTTGCCGAGGCCGGCCTGCAGCCCGAGATCGTGCTGACGGCGCTCGACGCCGACGTGATCAAGACCTATGCCGAACTGGACCTGGGCGTCGGCATCATCGCCTCGATGGCCTATGACGAGCGCAAGGACTCGGGCCTGGTGCGGATCTCGGCCGACCACCTGTTCGCGCCCAACACCACCAGCGTGGCGGTGCGCCGCGGCGCCTACCTGCGCGGCTATGCGCACGCCTTCATCAACATGTTCGCGCCGCACCTGTCGCGCGATACCGTGAGCAGCGCGCTGTCCGAGCAGGACCGCCAGGCCCTGGCGGCCTGACCGGCGCGCGTCGCCGGCGGCACCTGCGCGCGCTGGGGGCCACGCCGTCCGCACCCGCACGGTGCCGTTCGCACCCCGTGCCCGCCGTTCGTCGCAACAGACTTTCTTCAGCCCCCGCCGCGGGGTACATTCCCTGCACGTGCCCGCGCTGGCATTCCGGCTGGCGCCGCACGTGTACCGCAGCGCAACAAAGTTTGCGCACGGCCGCCGGTCGGCAAGGACCGGGCAAGGGAGAGAGAGACGATCATGCGCGACGACGAACCGCTGCTGCGCTGGCAGTGGCGTGGCTATGCCCGCAACCACCAGCATCCCCGCAACCTGCTGCTGCATATTGTGGCCGTGCCGATGTTCATGGCCGGCACCGTGCTGGGCCTCTACGGCTTGCTGCGCCTGAACTTGCCGGCGATCGCGCTGGGCCTGGTCTGCATGGGCATGTCGATGGCGCTGCAGGGCCGCGGCCACCGGCTGGAAGCCCATGCGCCGGAGCCGTTTGCCGGGCCCGCTGACATCGCGGGACGGATTCTGGCCGAGCAATGGATCACCTTTCCGCGCTATGTGCTGTCGGGGCAATGGTGGCGCGCGCTGGTCGGCCGCGACCCGGCGCCTGTGCGTTCCGGCGATGCGACCGGACAGGGTGGCTGACGACCCGCATGTCGCCGTCACATCACCTGCTGTATTGCGCACGGCGAAAGCCGCGCTAACATGAACGCCATGGACCGCTGCTTCTCACACGCCTGCACCGCCATCCCGTCGCGCCTGAATATCCTCGGGCGCGACCTGCTGTTCGTGCTGTGCATGAACTCGGTGATCGCCATCAGCCTGAACTACGGCTTCCAGACCGGCGGCTCGCTGTGGCACAACTTCGTCTACAGCCAACTGATCGGCCTGTCGATCTGGGCGCTGATCGACATCCCGCGGGTGGTGATCTGGTGGAACGACCGGCCGCGGCGCTGGCCGTTCCTGCTGCTCGCCGCCGCGGCGGTGCCGGCCGGCGTGATATTCGGCAGCTGGGCCACGCGCGTGGTGCTGGACCTGCCGCCCAAGTCGGCCGACGAGGCCGGCGGCATGCTGCGCATGTGCCTGGTGGTGGGCATGCTGGCGGCCGCGTCGATGATCTATTTCTACTGGTCGCGCGAGAAGCTGGCGTCGCTGGAGCGGCAGGCGGCGCTGGACGCGCTGCAGCGTGAGGAAGCCGAAAAGCAGCTGGTGCGCGCGCAGCTGATGGCGCTGCAGGCACAGATCGAGCCGCACTTCCTGTTCAACTCGCTGGCCAACCTCGACGGGCTGATCGCCACCGATCCGCCGGCGGCGCGCCAGCTGCTGCAGCGGCTGATCGGCTTCCTGCGCATGTCGCTGGCGCATACCCGCGCCGAGCAATGCACGCTGCGCCAGGAGTTCGAGCTGCTGCGCAGCTATCTCGAGATCCAGGCGATGCGTTTCGGCCAGCGGCTCTCGTACGACATCGACCTGCCGCGCGAACTGGCGAAGGTAGAGATCCCGCCGATGCTGATCCAGCCGCTGGTGGAAAACGCGGTCACGCACGGCATCGAGCCCTGCATGATCGGCGGCCATATCCGGCTGTCGGCGCGCGCGGCTGGCGACAATGCGGTGCAGGTGGTGATCGCCGATACCGGGGTGGGTTTCGGCCATGCCTCGGGCAAGGGCTCGGGACTGGGCATCACCCATGTGCGCGAGCGGCTGGCGCGCATCTTCGGCGCGGCGGCGACCATGCAGATGGAAGAAAACACGCCGCGCGGCGTGGTGGTGCGGCTGACCTTGCCGCTGGAGCGCCCGGCCGAGGCGCCCACCGTGACCCAGACCGTCACCGCCGTGCCGGAAGGCATGCCGGTATCCGCCCCGGCCATGCCGCGGCTCTGACGGCCTGCCGGTTCGCCTGACAAGAACTAGCGCTGCAGGCGCCGGTATCGGTGCGCCTGCAGCGCCACCAAGCTGCTGACGCCAACGTCCCCACGCCCCCCAACGCCCCCACGCCCCCATGACCCCGACTCTGCTGATTGCCGACGATGAAGCGCTGCTCGCCCGCGTGCTCGAATCCGAACTGGCGGCCCTGTGGCCCGAGGCCAGGGTGGTGTCCGTGGTCCACGACGGCGTGGCGGCCCTGGCGGCGGCGCGCGAGCACCAGCCGCGCGTGGCCTTCCTCGATATCCGCATGCCGGGCATGAGCGGCATGGACGTGGCGCGCGAGCTGATCGAATTCGATGCTCCGCCGCTGGTGGTGTTCGTCACCGCCTACGACCAGTTTGCGCTGGAGGCCTTCGAGCGCGCCGCGGTGGACTACGTGCTCAAGCCGGTGCAGCGCGAACGGCTGGAAGCGACCGTCCAGCGCCTGAAGGACCGGCTGGCCGCGCCGGCGGAAGCGGAAGGCGGCGACGAGGAAGCCGCGGTGGCCGAGACCGACCGGCTCGGCCAGTTGCTGGCTCGCCTCGAATCGCTGGAAAACGCCGCCCCTGGCGCGCCGCAGCGGCAGTACCTGCGCTTTATCAAGGCACTGGTGGGGCAGGAGGTGCGCATCATTCCCGTCGATGAAGTGATCTACCTGGAAGCCACCGACAAATACGTCAACGTGGTCTCCGGCGCCGGCGAAGCGCTGATCCGCACCAGCCTGCGCGAACTGACGCAGCAGCTCGATCCCGAGCGCTTCTGGCAGGTGCACCGCGGCACCGTGGTCAACATCAGCTGCGTGGCCAGCGCGGTCAACCAGTCGCTGGGCCGGCTGTCGCTGCGGCTGCGCGACCGCCCGGAACTGCTGCCGGTGGCGCGCCAGTACGCGCACCTGTTCAAGCAGATGTGAGGGCGAGGGCAGGACATGCGCCGGCCCGGGCCGGGGCGGCGCGGCCGCCACCTGCCAGCAGCGTGCGCGGGTTTTCCTCTATGATGCGGGCTTCGGCCCGTATTTTTTGCCCGCCGCCCAGCCCACCGCATCGCCCCTCCGACCGCCCGCGCCATGTCCACCGCCGCCCTCGAACCCACGCCCAATTCCCTTCGCCACGACGCCCAGGTGATCGGGCTGGTGGGGCTGGCGCATGGGGTCTCGCATTTCTACCACCTGTTGCTGGCGCCGCTGTTCCCGTGGATCAAGGCGGAGTTCGGCCTCAGCTATGCCGAGCTAGGCCTGCTGATGACGGTGTTCTTCGCGGTCTCGGCGGTGGTGCAGACCGCGTCCGGTTTTGTCGTGGACCGCTTCGGCGCACGGCCGGTGCTGTTCGGCGGGCTGGCTTGCCTGGGCGCCGCGGCCTTGCTGCTGTCGGCCAGTCACGGCTATGCCGGGCTGCTGTTCGGCGCGGCGGTGGCGGGGCTGGGCAACGGCGTGTTCCACCCGGCCGACTTCACGCTGCTGAACAAGCATGTGTCGCAGCCGCGACTGGGCCACGCGTTCTCGGTGCACGGCATTTCGGGCAACCTGGGCTGGGCGGCGGCGCCGCTGTTCCTGGTGGCGATCGCCAACCTGGCCAGCTGGCGCGTGGCGCTGGCGGCGGCCTCGGCGGTGGCGTTTATCGTGCTGGCGGTGCTGGTGGCGCTGCGCCACGTGCTCGACCCGCGCGAAGTGCAGGGCGCGGTGGGCCGGCCCGCGGCGCGGGCCGCGGGGGCGGGCGGCAGCGTGCTGGGCTTTCTGCGCCTGCCGCAGGTGTGGGTGTGCTGGGGCTTCTTCCTGCTGACGACGTTCTCCGCCGCCGGCATCCAGAGCTTTGCGCCCACCGCGCTGACTTATCTCTACGGCATGCCGTTCACGCTGGCCACCGCGTCGTACACCGTCTACATGCTGTGCAGCGCCGGCGGCATGATCGTCGGCGGCTTTGCCGCCAGCCGCACCAGCAATCATGACCGCTTGATCGCGGTGAGCTTTACCGTGTCGGGGCTGATGGCGGTGCTGGTGGGGCTGAACCTGGTGCCGGCGCTGCTGGTGCCGGTGCTGATGGGCGTGATCGGCTTTGGCGCCGGCACCGCCGGCCCCTCGCGCGACCTGCTGGTGCGCGCGGCGGCACCGGCCGGCGCCACCGGGCGCGTCTACGGCGTGGTCTATTCCGGGCTGGATATCGGCCTGGCCTGCGGCCCGCTGTTCTTCGGCGCGCTGATGGATGCCAGGCTGCCGGCCTGGGTCTTCTTCATGATCGGCGGCTTCCAGCTGCTGTCGATCTTTACCGCGGTGACCGTCGGCAACGGCAACCGCTCGCGCAGCCAGGCCGCGGCACGGGCGGAGGCCGCCTAGCCCGGGCCAGACCACCTGGCGCGCCAGCCCACCGCTATCCGAATCCGCTTGCCTGAGGAACGTTTCCATGCCAACGACGCCGGCCAACGCCACCCAGCCTGAAGAGACCGATCGTGGCACGCCGCTGCCGGGCGGCCATATCCTGGTCGATGCGCTGCTGGCGCACGGCGCCGAGCTGGCCTTCGGCGTGCCGGGCGAAAGCTACCTGGCGGTGCTCGATGGCTTCCACCGCCGCCGCGACCGCTTGCGCTTCATCGTCTGCCGCCAGGAGGGCGGGGCCGCGGTGATGGCCGAAGCCTACGGCAAACTGACCGGCCGTCCCGGGCTGGCCTTCTGCACGCGCGGGCCTGGCGCCACCAATGCCAGCATCGGCGTGCATACCGCGTTCCAGGACTCGACCCCGATGATCCTGTTCATCGGCCAGGTCGGCACTGATTTCATCGACCGCGAGGCCTTCCAGGAAATCGACTACCGCCGCATGTTCGGCCAGATGGCCAAGTGGGTGGCGCAGATCGACCGGGTCGAGCGCATCCCCGAATACATCGCGCGCGCTTACCAGACCGCCACCTCGGGCCGTCCGGGCCCGGTGGTGCTGGCGCTGCCGGAAGACATGCTGGCGCAGACCGCCGCGGTGCCGCAGTTGCAGGCCTATCAGCGCGTCATGGCCTGGCCCGGCGAGGCCGAGCTGGCGCGGCTGGCCGAAATGCTCGACGCCGCCGAGCGCCCGTTCGTGCTGGCCGGCGGCAGCGGCTGGACGCCGCAGGCCTGCGCCGACCTGCAGGCCTTTGCCGAGCGCTTCAGGCTGCCGGTGGGCTGCGCCTTCCGCGGCCAGGACCTGTTCGACAACCGCCATCCCAACTACGCCGGCGATGTCGGCATCGGCATCAATCCCGCGCTGGCCGAGCGCATCTGCAACGCCGACCTGGTGCTTGCGATCGGCCCGCGGCTGGGCGAGATGACCACCGGCGGCTACGCACTGATCGCCGCGCCGCGCCCCGTCCAGAAGCTGGTCCATGTGCACGCCGGCGCCGAAGAGCTGGGCAGCGTGTACCAGGCCGACCTGATGATCCAGGCCGCGATGCCCGCCATCGCCGCGCGCCTGGCCGGCCTGCAGCCGCCGGCCGCGCCCCGCTGGCAAGCCTGGACCGAAGCCGCGCACGCCGATTACGAACGCTACCTGCAGCCGCCGCCGTTCACCGGGCAGGGCGTCGACATGGCCGAAGTCATCCGCACGCTCGACCAGTCGCTGCCGGCCGACGCGGTGGTGACCAACGGCGCCGGCAACTATGCCGGCTGGCTGCACCGCTATTTCCACTATCGCCCGTTCACCGCAGGCGGCCGCGGCCAGCTGGCGCCGACCAGCGGCGCGATGGGCTATGGCGTGCCGGCGGCAGTGGGTGCCAAGATCGCCTTCCCGCAGCGTACCGTGGTGGCGCTGGCCGGCGACGGCTGCTTCCTGATGAATGGCCAGGAACTTGCTACGTCGATGCAATACCAGGCGCCGGTGATTATCATCGTCGTCAACAACGGCATGTACGGCACCATCCGCATGCATCAGGAACGCGAATACCCGACGCATGTGTCCGGCACCGAGCTGCGCAATCCCGATTTTGCCGCGCTGGCGCGCGCCTATGGGGCACGCGGCGCTACCGTGACCACCACCGGGGCCTTTGCGCCGGCGTTGCGCGAGGCGCTGGCCGCGCCGGTGTCGACGCTGATCGAAATCCAGGTGGACCCGGACGTGATCACGCCGCGCACCACGCTGAGCGCGATCCGGGCGCAGGCGCTGGCCAGCCAGAAACCGTGACGCTGCGCGACCCGACCGCATACTTTCTTACCGACCAGGAGACCCCGAGATGAAGCCCGTCACCACCGACCTGTGCGACGCCCATGAAGACCGCCTTGCCGACGGCACGCTGCGCGTGATGGCGCCGGTGTTCCGCGCCTTCGGCAAGCAGCTTGCGTTTGCCGGTCCGGCGGCGACGCTCAAGGTATTCGAAGACAACTCGCTGGTGCGCGCCACGCTGGAGTCGCCGGGCCACGGCCGCGTGCTGGTGATCGACGGCGGCGGCTCGCTGCGCTGCGCGCTGGTGGGCGGCAACCTGGGCCTGCTGGCCGAGAAGAACGGCTGGGTCGGCATCGTCGTCAATGGCTGCATCCGCGATACCGCCGAACTGGACGTGTGCGACATCGGCATCCGCGCGCTGGCCGCGCACCCGCAGAAGAGCCAGAAGCGCAACGTGGGCGAGAGTGAGGTCACGGTGCAGATGCCGGGCGCCGTGGTGCGCCCGGGCAACTGGATCTATGTCGATGCCGACGGGATCCTGGTCGCCGACGAAAAGCTGGAGCGCTGAGCATGCCGCGCGTCTTTGTCTACGGCACGCTGCGCGCCGGCGAGGTCAACGACCTGAACGCCGCCGCCCGGCGCCACGGCATTGCCGCGCCCACGCTGCTGGGCACGGCTGCGGTGGCCGGCAGGCTCTATGACTTTGGCACCTATCCCGGCCTGGTGCCGGATGCCGGCGGCGGGCCGGTGGTCGGCGATATCTACGAGATTGCCGAAGCCCTGCTGCCGGTGCTGGATGAAATCGAGGAAGTTTATCCGGGGCAAGCGACGCTGTTCGTGCGCGAGGAACAGGCGGTGCAGCTCGACGGCCAGCCCGTCGCCTGCCTGCTGTACCCGGTGGCCGACGCCGCGGTCGCTACGCTGCCGCGCATCGACAGCGGCGACTGGGTCGCCTATCGGCGCGCCCGCGATACGGCCGCGGCCTGAATCCGGGACGCGTTTCAAACAGGCGCGCCCATTTGCGGTGCCCTTGGCGGCGCCGTTTGCTTTTTTTTTGCGTAGCATGGCCGACCATGACATCGACCCATGGAACCGACGGCCATGCCTGCTCCGCAAGTCCCGCAGCCAGTCTCGCAATCGTGCTTCATCGATGCCGGCGACGTGAGCCTCGCCGCTAGGCGCTGGGGCGAGCCCGGGCCGATGCGGCCCACCGTCGTGCTGGTGCATGGCTATCCCGACAACAGCGAGGTCTGGCACGCCGTGGCGGCGCAGCTGGCCGGGCGCTTCGACGTGGTGGCCTACGATGTGCGCGGCGCCGGGCGCTCGACCGCACCGCAGGCAACCGCGGCCTACCGGCTGCAGAAGCTGGCCGACGACTTCATCGCCGTGATCGACGCGGTGTCGCCGCAGCGCGCGGTGCACCTGGTCGGCCACGACTGGGGCTCGATCCAGGGCTGGGAATTCGTTACCGATCCCCGTCTCCAGGGGCGCATTGCCTCCTTCACCTCCTGCTCCGGCCCGTGCCTGGACCACGCGGCCATCGCGCTGCGCGAACTGCGCCAGCAACAATCGCCGGCGGCGCTGGGTCAGGCGCTGCGCCAGCTTGTGGCATCCTGGTACATCGGCTTTTTCCACTTGCCATGGCTGCCCGAGTTGTCCTGGCGCCTCTGGCTGGGCCGGGCGTGGCCCAGCTACCTGCGCCTGACCGAGGGCTTGCGCGTCGGACCGAACCCCACCCAGGCCGCGGACGGTTGCCATGGCGTGCGGCTGTACCGCGCCAATATCCTGCCGGCGCTGCGCGCGCCACGACGCCGAGCTGCGCATGCGCCGGTGCAGCTGATCGTGCCGCTGCATGACCGTTACGTGAAGCCCGCGGTGACCGAGGGCATGCACCGCTGGACCTCGCAACTCTGGCGCCGCACGGTGCCGGCGCAGCACTGGCTGCCATTGGCGGACCCGGCCGGGTTTGCGGCGATGGTCGGAGAATTTGTCGACCATATCGAGGGCGCGCCGGCCTCAACGGCGCTGCGCGCGAGTCGCGTCCACTAGCAGTTTGCGCCACATCTGCCCATTTTTCATTATGTGAAAAATGGTTTTGGACCACAAAAATACCGGTTTGCGAAGCACAACGCCATTTCTCATGATGGAAGATTCTGTCCCGCATCATGGAATATTTTTGGCAACTATATGATTTAAAAGAAAAATAAAACCAGGGCAAGGCACGGGTTCGGGGTTGTTGCGACGCCGCAGCGTTCTCTACACTCTTATATAAGACACAGGACCTTGGGAGCGTAACCAGCGGCCAGCGCATCGGCGACGCGACGCAGCCCGGGTCAGGCGAGCACGAAATCGTCAGCCATCCCCCATCACGTTCAGGAGAGTGATCATGAACCGCCAAGAGCAGATCCAGGCCCTGCAGAAAGACTGGGATACCAATCCGCGCTGGAAAGGTATCCGGCGCAACTTCACGGCCGAAGACGTGGTGCGCCTGCGTGGATCGGTCCAGGTGGAGCACACCCTGGCACGCCGGGGGGCCGAGAAGCTGTGGAAGCTGTTGCACACCGAGCCGTTCGTCAACTCGCTTGGCGCGCTGACCGGCAACCAGGCCATGCAGCAGGTCAAGGCTGGCCTGAAGGCGATCTACCTGTCGGGCTGGCAAGTCGCCGGCGACGCCAACCTGGCCGGCGAAATGTACCCCGACCAGTCGCTGTACCCGGCCAACTCGGTGCCGCAAGTGGTCAAGCGCATCAACAACACCTTCCAGCGCGCCGACCAGATCCAGTGGAGCGAAGGGACGGGCGACACCGACTTCTTCGCCCCGATCGTGGCCGACGCGGAGGCCGGCTTCGGCGGCGTGCTGAATGCCTTTGAACTGATGAAGGCCATGATCGAAGCGGGCGCCGCCGGCGTGCACTTCGAAGACCAGCTCGCCTCGGTGAAGAAATGCGGCCACATGGGCGGCAAAGTGCTGGTGCCGACCCGCGAAGCCGTCGCCAAGCTGACCGCCGCGCGCCTGGCCGCCGACGTCTCGGGCGTGCCGACCCTGGTGATCGCCCGTACCGACGCCGAGGCCGCCGACCTGCTGACCTCGGACATCGACGACAACGACAAGCCGTTCTGCACCGGCGAGCGCACCGTGGAAGGCTTCTACCGCGTCCGCAACGGCCTGGAGCAGTCGATCTCGCGCGCGCTGGCCTACGCCGAGGTGGCCGACCTGGTGTGGTGCGAAACCGGCAAGCCGGACCTGGAGTTCGCCAAGAAGTTTGCCGAAGCCGTGCACGCCCGCTTCCCGGGCAAGATGCTGGCCTACAACTGCTCGCCGTCGTTCAACTGGAAGAAGAACCTCGACGACGCCACCATCGCCAGGTTCCAGCGCGAACTGGGCGCGATGGGCTACAAGTTCCAGTTCATCACGCTGGCCGGCTTCCACTCGCTCAACTATTCGATGTTCAACCTGGCCTACGGCTACGCCCGCAACCAGATGAGCGCGTTCGTCGAATTGCAGGAAGCCGAGTTCAAGGCCGCCGAGAAGGGCTTCACCGCGGTCAAGCACCAGCGCGAAGTCGGCACCGGTTACTTCGACGCTGTGACCCAGACCATCGAAGGCGGCCAGTCGTCGACGACCGCGCTGAAGGGTTCGACCGAAGACGAGCAGTTCTTCGAAGACAAGAAAGTGGCCTGACTCTCCTGGTCACTCCCGCCGGCTCGTGGGTCCGGCGGGATTCGGAAGGGCGTGCGACCATCACGCTCTTCCTTTTAGGCGACGCGCCGTTCTCTCTCAGGGACGGCGCGATTTTTTTATTCTCAATGCGACTGCCGCACATGCGCCGGATGCGGGAGCGCGTACCGGCGATTCACTCGAAGGTGCCAGCCGCCTTGGAGAGCGTCCACCCCACGCCGAGACATAGACCAACCCATCCAAGCGCGATCAGGGCGACGTCGTGCCAGTTCATCGTGCGACGCCCAGGCCGACGCAATTTGAAGGTGTCCCGTGACGAAGGCATGGCTGTCTCCCTCGAAAGCATGGGAACAGGCTAGGGCACCGATCCGGGATTTCACGGAACGATTTGTAAAGGTTTGTTGCGGTGCGGATGAGCCACTCCCATTGATCCGGCAAGTCCATTCCCTTCATCGCGCGGGCGGGCACGACCGTGGTTCCTGCGGCCGGACCGCGCTGACTCGCTGGGGGAATCGCTGCAAACGTGCACGGGGCCGCCGCACTTTTTGCGCCCTTCGAACTGGAAGATTATCCAAATGCAACAAATTGTCATTTTTGGCGGCTTGCAGCATTTGGGTGATTCCCTCGCGCGGGCAGATGGCTTAAAGTGCCGGGGCCTTTATCGGCACACTCCGAGCCACCTGACCCAGAACAACATCATGAAAGCAACTCTCTCGCTCGCTTCCTGCGCCGTCGCGGCGGCACTGCTGGCCGGCTGTTCCGGCGGCATGCCCACCAGTGTCGACGGCATGCTGAGCGCCGGCACCTCGCTGGCCAAGGCTGCCACGCTGTCGGACGCCGATGTCAAGAGCCTGTCGGACCAGGCCTGCGCGGAATCGGACAAGACCAACAAGATCGCCGCGGCCAACAGCACTTACAACAAGCGCCTGGTCAAGATCATGAGCGGGCTGAAGAACAGCGACGTGCCCAATGTCAATGCCAAGGTCTACCTGACCAAGGACGTCAACGCCTGGGCCATGGCCAACGGCTGCGTGCGCGTGTACAGCGGCCTGATGGACATGATGACCGACGACGAAGTGCGCGGCGTGCTGGGCCACGAGCTGGGCCACGTGGCGCTGGGCCACACCAAGAAGGCCATGCAGGTGGCCTACACCGCCACCGCGGCGCGCGGCGCGGCGGCTTCGGCCGGCAACGGCGCGGTGGCGGCGCTGTCTCAATCGCAGTTGGGCGAACTGGGCGAGAAGCTGATCAACGCGCAGTTCTCGCAGTCGCAGGAGACCGCGGCCGACGACTACTCGTTCGACCTGCTGACCAAGAACAAGGCCAGCACCAAGGGCCTGGTCACGGCGTTCCAGAAGCTGGCCAAGCTCGACGGCGGCAAGTCCAGCATGTTCTCGTCGCACCCGGGCTCGGAAGACCGCGCCAAGCACATCGAGCAGCGCATGAGCAAGGCTTCGTAAGCCGCCCGCGCAAGCAAAAAAACCGCCCGCACCGGTCATGCCGGTGCGGGCGGTTTGACTTTGGCGCGCGCTGCGCCCTGGTTCAGCGGTAGACGATCACCGGAATGTCGGTATGCGTCAGCACCTTCTGCGTCTCGCTGCCGAGCAGCAGGCCGGACAGTCCGCGGCGGCCGTGCGAGGCCATGAAGATCACGTCGCAGCCATGGCGCTCGGCCGCGTCGATGATGCCCAGGTAGGGCACGGCAAAGGTGGACATGTCGGCGTCGAAGGTCACGCC
It encodes the following:
- a CDS encoding CysB family HTH-type transcriptional regulator, which codes for MNFQQLRSIREAVRRQFNLTEVANALYTSQPGVSRQIRELEEELGVEIFERYGKRLTGLTEPGREIVRIVERLLLEAENLRQAGDEYAGRHTGRLTVATTHTQARYALPRVVQAFRREYPHVTLALQEASPTHIVELLLTGQADIGIATEALATEAGLTSFEAYSWQHVLVVSPDHPLTRLPEPTLEDVAGFQLITYDAGFTGRRKIDSAFAEAGLQPEIVLTALDADVIKTYAELDLGVGIIASMAYDERKDSGLVRISADHLFAPNTTSVAVRRGAYLRGYAHAFINMFAPHLSRDTVSSALSEQDRQALAA
- a CDS encoding terminase, which translates into the protein MRDDEPLLRWQWRGYARNHQHPRNLLLHIVAVPMFMAGTVLGLYGLLRLNLPAIALGLVCMGMSMALQGRGHRLEAHAPEPFAGPADIAGRILAEQWITFPRYVLSGQWWRALVGRDPAPVRSGDATGQGG
- a CDS encoding sensor histidine kinase, with the protein product MNAMDRCFSHACTAIPSRLNILGRDLLFVLCMNSVIAISLNYGFQTGGSLWHNFVYSQLIGLSIWALIDIPRVVIWWNDRPRRWPFLLLAAAAVPAGVIFGSWATRVVLDLPPKSADEAGGMLRMCLVVGMLAAASMIYFYWSREKLASLERQAALDALQREEAEKQLVRAQLMALQAQIEPHFLFNSLANLDGLIATDPPAARQLLQRLIGFLRMSLAHTRAEQCTLRQEFELLRSYLEIQAMRFGQRLSYDIDLPRELAKVEIPPMLIQPLVENAVTHGIEPCMIGGHIRLSARAAGDNAVQVVIADTGVGFGHASGKGSGLGITHVRERLARIFGAAATMQMEENTPRGVVVRLTLPLERPAEAPTVTQTVTAVPEGMPVSAPAMPRL
- a CDS encoding LytTR family DNA-binding domain-containing protein, yielding MTPTLLIADDEALLARVLESELAALWPEARVVSVVHDGVAALAAAREHQPRVAFLDIRMPGMSGMDVARELIEFDAPPLVVFVTAYDQFALEAFERAAVDYVLKPVQRERLEATVQRLKDRLAAPAEAEGGDEEAAVAETDRLGQLLARLESLENAAPGAPQRQYLRFIKALVGQEVRIIPVDEVIYLEATDKYVNVVSGAGEALIRTSLRELTQQLDPERFWQVHRGTVVNISCVASAVNQSLGRLSLRLRDRPELLPVARQYAHLFKQM
- a CDS encoding MFS transporter, producing the protein MSTAALEPTPNSLRHDAQVIGLVGLAHGVSHFYHLLLAPLFPWIKAEFGLSYAELGLLMTVFFAVSAVVQTASGFVVDRFGARPVLFGGLACLGAAALLLSASHGYAGLLFGAAVAGLGNGVFHPADFTLLNKHVSQPRLGHAFSVHGISGNLGWAAAPLFLVAIANLASWRVALAAASAVAFIVLAVLVALRHVLDPREVQGAVGRPAARAAGAGGSVLGFLRLPQVWVCWGFFLLTTFSAAGIQSFAPTALTYLYGMPFTLATASYTVYMLCSAGGMIVGGFAASRTSNHDRLIAVSFTVSGLMAVLVGLNLVPALLVPVLMGVIGFGAGTAGPSRDLLVRAAAPAGATGRVYGVVYSGLDIGLACGPLFFGALMDARLPAWVFFMIGGFQLLSIFTAVTVGNGNRSRSQAAARAEAA
- a CDS encoding thiamine pyrophosphate-binding protein codes for the protein MPTTPANATQPEETDRGTPLPGGHILVDALLAHGAELAFGVPGESYLAVLDGFHRRRDRLRFIVCRQEGGAAVMAEAYGKLTGRPGLAFCTRGPGATNASIGVHTAFQDSTPMILFIGQVGTDFIDREAFQEIDYRRMFGQMAKWVAQIDRVERIPEYIARAYQTATSGRPGPVVLALPEDMLAQTAAVPQLQAYQRVMAWPGEAELARLAEMLDAAERPFVLAGGSGWTPQACADLQAFAERFRLPVGCAFRGQDLFDNRHPNYAGDVGIGINPALAERICNADLVLAIGPRLGEMTTGGYALIAAPRPVQKLVHVHAGAEELGSVYQADLMIQAAMPAIAARLAGLQPPAAPRWQAWTEAAHADYERYLQPPPFTGQGVDMAEVIRTLDQSLPADAVVTNGAGNYAGWLHRYFHYRPFTAGGRGQLAPTSGAMGYGVPAAVGAKIAFPQRTVVALAGDGCFLMNGQELATSMQYQAPVIIIVVNNGMYGTIRMHQEREYPTHVSGTELRNPDFAALARAYGARGATVTTTGAFAPALREALAAPVSTLIEIQVDPDVITPRTTLSAIRAQALASQKP
- the rraA gene encoding ribonuclease E activity regulator RraA, coding for MKPVTTDLCDAHEDRLADGTLRVMAPVFRAFGKQLAFAGPAATLKVFEDNSLVRATLESPGHGRVLVIDGGGSLRCALVGGNLGLLAEKNGWVGIVVNGCIRDTAELDVCDIGIRALAAHPQKSQKRNVGESEVTVQMPGAVVRPGNWIYVDADGILVADEKLER
- a CDS encoding gamma-glutamylcyclotransferase is translated as MPRVFVYGTLRAGEVNDLNAAARRHGIAAPTLLGTAAVAGRLYDFGTYPGLVPDAGGGPVVGDIYEIAEALLPVLDEIEEVYPGQATLFVREEQAVQLDGQPVACLLYPVADAAVATLPRIDSGDWVAYRRARDTAAA
- a CDS encoding alpha/beta fold hydrolase; amino-acid sequence: MPAPQVPQPVSQSCFIDAGDVSLAARRWGEPGPMRPTVVLVHGYPDNSEVWHAVAAQLAGRFDVVAYDVRGAGRSTAPQATAAYRLQKLADDFIAVIDAVSPQRAVHLVGHDWGSIQGWEFVTDPRLQGRIASFTSCSGPCLDHAAIALRELRQQQSPAALGQALRQLVASWYIGFFHLPWLPELSWRLWLGRAWPSYLRLTEGLRVGPNPTQAADGCHGVRLYRANILPALRAPRRRAAHAPVQLIVPLHDRYVKPAVTEGMHRWTSQLWRRTVPAQHWLPLADPAGFAAMVGEFVDHIEGAPASTALRASRVH